The proteins below are encoded in one region of Pseudoalteromonas ulvae UL12:
- the htpG gene encoding molecular chaperone HtpG, with amino-acid sequence MTATQKETLGFQTEVKQLLNLMIHSLYSNKEIFLRELVSNASDAADKLRFLALSNGNLYQGDADLKVRVSADKEKNTVTISDNGIGMTRDEVISSLGTIAKSGTAEFFKNLTGDQAKDSQLIGQFGVGFYSAFIVAESVTVRTRKAGEDKAIEWHSQGEGEYTLEEIEKETRGTEITLHLREEETEFADNFRLKSIITKYSDHISIPVEMWQDETPESEGPDGEKIPAVPGEWQAINKATALWTRDKSEVSDEEYKEFYKHVSHDWEEPLSWAHNKVEGKTEYTSLLYIPKKAPFDLWNRERQSGLKLYVQRVFIMDDAEQFMPSYLRFVKGLLDSNDLPLNVSREILQDNKVTQAIRKGCTSRVLKMLERMGKNRPEEYQTFWDEFGQVIKEGPAEDMANKDAIAKLLRFASTETNESTQTVSLEEYIARMKEGQEKIYYVVADSFGAAKNSPHLEIFRKKGIEVLLLSDRVDEWMMSHLTEFDGKQLSSVTRGDLDLGKLDDEQDKQEQEKSEQAVEGLIERVKTVLADKVKEVRFTHRLTDSPACVVTDENDMSSQMAKLMASVGQAIPESQPIFELNPEHQLVTHLNELQDEDKFAQWSEVLLDQALLAERGSLKDPAGFVSRLNKLMLDLSK; translated from the coding sequence ATGACAGCAACTCAAAAAGAAACATTAGGCTTTCAAACCGAAGTCAAACAATTATTGAACCTAATGATCCACTCACTTTATTCGAATAAAGAAATTTTTCTTCGTGAATTAGTGTCAAACGCCTCAGATGCTGCAGATAAACTGCGCTTTTTAGCTTTATCAAATGGTAACCTCTATCAAGGTGATGCTGATTTAAAAGTACGAGTCAGTGCTGATAAAGAAAAAAATACTGTGACCATTTCAGACAATGGCATAGGGATGACACGTGATGAAGTGATCAGCTCTCTAGGCACAATCGCAAAATCAGGCACTGCAGAGTTTTTCAAAAACTTGACTGGCGATCAGGCAAAAGATTCACAGTTAATTGGTCAATTCGGTGTTGGTTTTTACTCAGCGTTTATCGTTGCAGAATCAGTGACGGTACGTACACGTAAAGCGGGTGAAGATAAAGCGATTGAATGGCACTCACAAGGTGAAGGTGAGTACACATTAGAAGAAATCGAAAAAGAAACACGTGGTACAGAAATCACGCTGCATCTTCGTGAAGAAGAAACTGAATTTGCCGATAATTTCCGCCTGAAAAGCATTATTACAAAATACTCAGATCACATTTCTATTCCCGTTGAAATGTGGCAAGACGAAACGCCAGAGTCAGAAGGTCCTGACGGAGAAAAAATCCCAGCAGTACCCGGAGAATGGCAAGCAATCAATAAAGCGACGGCTTTGTGGACTCGTGATAAGTCAGAAGTGTCTGATGAAGAATACAAAGAGTTTTATAAACATGTGAGCCATGATTGGGAAGAGCCATTATCATGGGCACACAACAAGGTTGAAGGTAAAACTGAATATACTAGCTTATTGTATATCCCTAAAAAAGCGCCATTTGATTTATGGAATCGTGAGCGTCAAAGTGGCTTAAAATTATATGTGCAACGTGTCTTCATTATGGATGATGCTGAGCAATTCATGCCAAGCTACTTACGTTTTGTAAAAGGCTTATTAGATTCGAATGATTTACCGCTTAATGTGTCACGTGAAATTTTACAAGATAACAAAGTCACGCAAGCTATCCGTAAAGGTTGTACGTCGCGCGTGTTAAAAATGCTTGAGCGTATGGGCAAAAACCGCCCAGAAGAGTATCAAACATTTTGGGATGAATTTGGTCAAGTGATCAAAGAAGGCCCAGCAGAAGACATGGCCAATAAAGACGCAATCGCTAAATTATTACGCTTTGCTTCAACAGAAACAAATGAAAGTACGCAAACTGTTTCGCTTGAAGAATATATCGCTCGCATGAAAGAGGGCCAAGAAAAAATCTATTACGTAGTCGCTGATAGTTTTGGTGCAGCTAAAAACTCACCGCATTTGGAAATTTTCCGCAAGAAAGGTATTGAAGTCTTGTTGCTTTCAGATCGCGTTGATGAGTGGATGATGAGCCACTTAACTGAGTTTGATGGTAAACAACTAAGTTCAGTGACACGTGGTGATCTTGACCTTGGAAAGCTTGATGATGAACAAGATAAGCAAGAGCAAGAAAAATCAGAGCAAGCGGTTGAAGGCCTGATTGAGCGCGTCAAAACAGTGCTGGCTGATAAAGTAAAAGAAGTCCGTTTCACTCATCGTTTAACCGACTCACCGGCTTGTGTGGTGACTGATGAAAATGACATGAGTTCACAGATGGCGAAGTTAATGGCATCTGTCGGGCAAGCAATTCCAGAGTCTCAGCCTATTTTTGAGTTAAACCCAGAGCATCAATTGGTAACGCATCTAAATGAGTTACAAGATGAAGACAAGTTTGCTCAGTGGTCAGAAGTGCTGCTTGATCAAGCGTTACTCGCTGAGCGCGGTAGCTTAAAAGATCCTGCAGGTTTTGTGAGTCGTTTAAACAAATTAATGCTTGATTTAAGTAAGTAA
- a CDS encoding tetratricopeptide repeat protein, which yields MKNTLSKYIYFGFLSAALTFTVNAKSESVNSNEYQCDTEDCTSDFKKLMRLGDHGSSEAAVLLAIAFANGDGVEENHEQAKRFMLKAAKWRDPVALREMSLWLRKGFIFEQDIARSNDLLDRAVSQNFPPALVDKAKLLFKENNPVSDKASFQLLLQAKESTYLPAYELLAVFYEHGIGTNVDLFSAAMMYKTLAIRGVEGANENLTKLAAILDGQNVDTKLLYIDPNIEIIAAESFDSELKIKELISNLKESGLYNGSAISNIPGNSCTRNRCRFGWTRDDKGDVPLWMKFTSRRR from the coding sequence ATGAAAAATACCTTATCTAAATATATTTATTTTGGTTTTCTCTCGGCAGCTTTAACTTTTACTGTGAACGCTAAAAGTGAATCTGTAAATAGTAATGAATACCAATGTGATACTGAAGATTGTACATCAGATTTTAAGAAGTTGATGCGTCTTGGGGATCACGGAAGTAGTGAAGCTGCAGTCTTACTTGCTATAGCCTTCGCTAATGGTGATGGAGTTGAAGAAAATCATGAACAAGCTAAAAGGTTTATGCTTAAAGCGGCAAAATGGCGAGATCCTGTAGCTCTTCGTGAAATGTCACTTTGGTTAAGAAAAGGCTTCATTTTTGAGCAAGATATAGCTCGATCAAATGACCTTTTGGATAGAGCTGTTTCTCAAAATTTTCCACCAGCTTTAGTTGACAAAGCTAAGTTACTCTTTAAAGAGAATAACCCTGTTTCAGATAAAGCTTCATTTCAGTTACTTTTACAAGCTAAAGAATCAACGTATCTTCCAGCATATGAGCTATTAGCTGTATTTTACGAGCATGGAATTGGTACGAATGTTGATTTGTTCTCTGCTGCAATGATGTATAAAACATTAGCAATTAGAGGAGTCGAAGGTGCTAATGAAAACTTAACTAAGCTAGCTGCTATTTTAGATGGACAAAATGTCGATACTAAACTTTTATATATAGATCCAAATATAGAGATAATAGCTGCTGAGTCATTTGATAGTGAACTGAAAATCAAAGAGTTGATAAGTAACCTGAAAGAGTCTGGTTTATACAATGGATCTGCGATTTCAAATATTCCAGGAAACTCTTGTACTAGAAATAGATGCCGTTTTGGATGGACAAGAGACGATAAAGGCGATGTTCCTCTTTGGATGAAGTTTACAAGCCGTCGTAGATAA
- a CDS encoding YbaB/EbfC family nucleoid-associated protein, which translates to MMKGGMGNLMKQAQQMQERMQKAQDEIANMEVVGESGAGLVKVTMLGNHNVRRVELDESLMEDDKDMIEDLLAAAVNDAVRRVEEQSKERMAKVTGGMQMPPGFKMPF; encoded by the coding sequence ATGATGAAAGGTGGAATGGGTAACCTAATGAAGCAAGCGCAGCAAATGCAAGAGCGCATGCAAAAGGCCCAAGATGAAATAGCTAATATGGAAGTCGTCGGTGAATCAGGTGCAGGTCTGGTAAAAGTCACTATGTTGGGTAACCACAATGTTCGTCGTGTTGAGCTTGATGAAAGCTTGATGGAAGATGATAAAGATATGATCGAAGACTTATTGGCTGCAGCAGTGAATGATGCTGTGCGTCGCGTTGAAGAGCAAAGTAAAGAACGCATGGCAAAAGTAACTGGAGGCATGCAAATGCCGCCAGGTTTCAAAATGCCATTTTAA
- the recR gene encoding recombination mediator RecR produces the protein MKLSANLTQLISSLRCLPGIGPKSAQRIAFHLLERDREGGTQLGHALTNAMNKVGHCQTCRTFCEEPICELCQNPKRIDSGLLCVVESPSDVLAIEQTAQFAGRYFVLMGHLSPLDGIGPNEIGLDELELQFAKGDIQEVILATNPTVEGETTAHYIAELCQKYQISASRIAHGVPVGGELDLVDGKTLAHAFNGRKVVAID, from the coding sequence ATGAAACTTTCAGCCAATTTGACTCAACTTATCAGTAGTCTGCGTTGTTTACCAGGCATCGGACCTAAATCTGCACAGCGTATTGCTTTTCATCTTTTAGAAAGGGATCGTGAAGGCGGAACTCAGTTGGGTCATGCACTGACCAATGCAATGAACAAAGTGGGGCATTGCCAAACGTGTCGTACATTTTGCGAAGAGCCAATCTGTGAGCTTTGTCAAAATCCGAAACGGATTGACTCAGGGCTTTTATGTGTGGTCGAGTCACCCTCTGATGTACTCGCGATAGAGCAAACTGCACAATTTGCAGGGCGTTATTTTGTGCTAATGGGTCATTTGTCGCCACTGGATGGAATTGGCCCAAATGAAATTGGTTTGGATGAGCTTGAATTGCAATTTGCCAAAGGCGATATTCAAGAGGTGATTTTAGCCACCAATCCAACAGTAGAGGGCGAAACTACCGCGCATTATATTGCTGAGCTCTGTCAAAAATATCAGATTTCAGCATCGCGTATTGCACATGGTGTGCCGGTGGGAGGTGAGCTTGATTTGGTTGATGGCAAAACGCTTGCTCATGCCTTTAACGGCCGTAAAGTCGTAGCTATTGACTAA